Proteins from a genomic interval of Streptomyces sp. Tu6071:
- a CDS encoding maleylpyruvate isomerase N-terminal domain-containing protein encodes MDLFSRALSSLLDTVAGLRDEDFARPSGCAGWRVRDLVCHLVIDAQDVLITLATPERGAPTRDAVTYWQVGETPPDGADPLDALTVRLAAAYEDPALLKFHLDDVGSAAGRAARLAVPEAHVGTQGQVLTVADYLSAYVLEWTLHHLDLTAHLPHAAAPPAECLASARVLLGRIAGAPFPPSFSDHDALLVGTGRRAPTPEERTAAPVRLPLVLG; translated from the coding sequence GTGGATCTCTTCTCCCGGGCCCTCAGCTCCCTGCTCGACACGGTCGCCGGGCTCCGCGACGAGGACTTCGCCCGGCCCAGCGGTTGCGCGGGCTGGCGCGTACGGGATCTCGTCTGCCACCTCGTCATCGACGCGCAGGACGTCCTCATCACCCTCGCCACGCCCGAGCGGGGCGCGCCGACGCGCGACGCCGTGACGTACTGGCAGGTGGGCGAGACGCCGCCGGACGGTGCGGACCCGCTCGACGCGCTCACCGTCCGTCTCGCTGCGGCCTACGAGGACCCGGCGCTGCTGAAGTTCCACCTGGACGACGTCGGTTCGGCGGCGGGTCGCGCGGCTCGCCTCGCCGTGCCGGAGGCACACGTCGGCACGCAGGGGCAGGTCCTCACGGTGGCCGACTACCTGTCCGCGTACGTCCTGGAGTGGACCCTCCACCACCTCGACCTCACCGCCCACCTCCCGCATGCCGCCGCGCCCCCGGCCGAGTGCCTCGCGAGCGCGCGCGTTCTCCTGGGCCGCATCGCCGGGGCCCCCTTCCCGCCGTCCTTCTCCGACCACGACGCGCTGCTCGTCGGCACGGGACGCCGCGCGCCGACCCCCGAGGAACGCACGGCTGCCCCGGTCCGCCTGCCCCTCGTCCTCGGCTGA
- a CDS encoding serine hydrolase domain-containing protein, translating to MTSIDEAGGVSGEGAVSGALLDGTRRALLRRIAVAQAEQRVPSVVAAVTRGGRQVWSGARGCVDGHAPDDQVQYRIGSITKTFTAVLVLRLREEGLLELGHPVERYVPEAGLGPEVTVRQLLAHMGGLAAEAPPPWWERTPGSLRPRLTDVLGAEPFRHEPGLLHHYSNPGFTVLGALVAAVRGTTWEEALRAEILEPLGLRRTGVRPEAPSAGGWAVHPWADLLQEEKVEDLGLMAPAGQLWSTAADLARFANFLLHGDEEVLGRDGVRELRVPAAPGDGDSGYGLGTQLLHRRGRDLAGHTGSVPGFTAGLWVCEEEDLGAVVLGNATSQLSSGTLAAELLELVAEAEPRIPELWRPLPHVDRELLALTGLWYWGSDPIAVRLRAGGGLELGPVKGGRQSRFVPADDGSWVGLDGYYSGETLSVVRGPEGEVSHLDLGSFVFTREPYAEGGPTPGGVVPEGWRGLPS from the coding sequence ATGACTTCCATCGACGAGGCCGGCGGAGTATCCGGCGAAGGCGCGGTGTCCGGCGCACTCCTGGACGGGACGCGGCGGGCCCTGCTGCGCAGGATCGCCGTGGCGCAGGCCGAGCAGCGGGTGCCGTCCGTCGTGGCCGCGGTGACGCGGGGCGGGCGGCAGGTGTGGAGCGGGGCCCGCGGCTGTGTCGACGGGCACGCCCCCGACGACCAGGTGCAGTACCGCATCGGCTCGATCACCAAGACCTTCACCGCCGTGCTCGTGCTGCGCCTGCGCGAGGAGGGCCTGCTCGAACTGGGCCACCCGGTCGAGCGGTACGTACCGGAGGCCGGTCTCGGCCCGGAGGTGACGGTCCGCCAACTCCTCGCCCACATGGGCGGGCTGGCCGCCGAGGCGCCCCCGCCCTGGTGGGAGCGGACGCCCGGGAGCCTGCGTCCGCGGCTCACCGACGTGCTCGGCGCGGAGCCCTTCCGGCACGAACCCGGCTTGCTGCACCACTACTCCAACCCCGGCTTCACCGTCCTCGGCGCGCTCGTCGCCGCCGTGCGCGGGACCACGTGGGAGGAGGCGCTGCGCGCGGAGATCCTGGAGCCGCTCGGCCTGCGGCGGACCGGGGTACGCCCCGAGGCGCCGAGCGCGGGCGGCTGGGCCGTGCACCCGTGGGCCGACCTGCTCCAGGAGGAGAAGGTGGAGGACCTCGGGCTCATGGCTCCGGCGGGCCAGCTGTGGTCCACGGCCGCCGACCTCGCCCGCTTCGCGAACTTCCTGCTGCACGGGGACGAGGAGGTGCTGGGGCGCGACGGGGTGCGTGAGCTGCGTGTTCCGGCGGCCCCCGGCGACGGGGACAGCGGGTACGGCCTCGGCACCCAGCTCCTGCACCGCCGGGGCAGGGATCTGGCCGGGCACACGGGCTCTGTGCCGGGGTTCACGGCCGGGCTGTGGGTCTGCGAGGAGGAGGACCTGGGCGCCGTGGTCCTCGGCAATGCCACCTCGCAACTCAGCTCGGGCACGCTCGCCGCCGAGCTGCTGGAACTCGTGGCGGAGGCGGAGCCGCGCATTCCCGAGCTGTGGAGGCCGCTGCCGCACGTGGACAGGGAGCTTCTGGCGCTCACGGGCCTGTGGTACTGGGGGAGCGACCCGATCGCGGTACGTCTCCGGGCGGGCGGGGGCCTGGAACTCGGGCCGGTCAAAGGCGGTCGGCAGTCACGCTTCGTACCCGCCGACGACGGAAGCTGGGTGGGGCTTGACGGCTACTACTCGGGCGAGACGCTGAGCGTCGTACGGGGGCCGGAGGGCGAGGTGAGCCACTTGGACCTGGGGTCCTTCGTCTTCACGCGCGAGCCCTACGCGGAAGGCGGCCCGACGCCGGGCGGTGTCGTGCCGGAGGGCTGGCGCGGGTTGCCGAGCTGA
- a CDS encoding MarR family winged helix-turn-helix transcriptional regulator: protein MTATDPALTALAHSWSALSLLHSRIETRIERALQAAHGLSVREYSLLDVLSRQHDGEGGHLQMRQVAEAVVLSQSATTRLVTRLEDRGLLARYLCPTDRRGIYTDVSESGRVLLEEARPTNDAALRAALDEAALDPQLAPLVTAMEQLDASPRLLGQPA from the coding sequence ATGACGGCGACCGACCCCGCTCTCACAGCGCTCGCGCACAGCTGGTCCGCCCTCTCGCTGCTGCACAGCCGGATCGAGACGCGCATCGAGCGCGCGCTCCAAGCGGCGCACGGCCTCAGCGTGCGGGAGTACTCCCTCCTCGACGTCCTCAGCCGACAGCACGACGGCGAAGGCGGCCACCTCCAGATGCGGCAGGTCGCGGAGGCCGTCGTGCTCAGCCAGTCCGCGACGACCCGCCTCGTGACGCGTCTGGAGGACCGGGGCCTGCTCGCCCGCTACCTCTGCCCCACCGACCGGCGTGGCATCTACACCGACGTGAGCGAATCGGGCCGGGTCCTCCTGGAGGAGGCCCGCCCCACCAATGACGCGGCCCTGCGCGCCGCACTCGACGAGGCCGCTCTCGACCCGCAGCTCGCCCCGCTCGTGACCGCCATGGAGCAGTTGGACGCCTCGCCCCGCCTCCTCGGCCAGCCCGCCTGA
- a CDS encoding LysR family transcriptional regulator, translated as MDLALLRTFVAVHRAGSFTRAAALLGLSQPAVTSQIRALERQVGRPLFLRQARGVTPTSLGEELAHKAAPHLDALAEIAEGGVATDGGPARTLHLTGPPEFLAERALPALSGLDKGEGPDFGIRATFGTAQESLEGLAAGHHDLAISTVRPRGGLLTATALCDEELVLVAAPTWADRLPVERLSGGTAPVPGRAQPLPFVDCHESLPLVARYWTAVFDALPPGPGAVIVPDLRAVLGCVLAGAGLAVLPRYLCAGPLAEGRLRLLLNPAVAPLRTYFLVARTGTLALPHLSRTHDRLLRAAADWG; from the coding sequence ATGGATCTCGCCCTGTTGCGCACCTTCGTCGCCGTCCACCGCGCCGGTTCCTTCACCCGTGCCGCCGCTCTGCTCGGCCTCTCGCAACCCGCGGTGACCTCCCAGATAAGAGCCCTGGAACGCCAGGTGGGCCGCCCGCTCTTCCTACGTCAGGCGCGCGGGGTGACGCCCACGTCCCTCGGTGAGGAACTGGCCCACAAGGCCGCCCCGCACCTGGACGCCCTCGCCGAGATCGCCGAGGGCGGCGTCGCGACGGACGGCGGCCCCGCGCGGACCCTCCACCTCACCGGGCCTCCCGAATTCCTCGCCGAACGTGCCCTGCCCGCGCTGAGCGGTCTCGACAAGGGGGAGGGCCCCGATTTCGGCATCCGGGCCACGTTCGGCACCGCGCAGGAGAGCCTCGAGGGGCTCGCCGCCGGGCATCACGATCTCGCGATCAGCACGGTCCGCCCGCGGGGTGGCCTGCTCACCGCCACCGCGCTGTGCGACGAGGAACTCGTCCTCGTCGCCGCGCCGACCTGGGCGGACCGGCTTCCGGTCGAGCGTCTCAGCGGCGGCACCGCGCCGGTCCCGGGACGCGCCCAGCCGCTCCCCTTCGTCGACTGCCACGAGTCGCTGCCGCTCGTCGCGCGCTACTGGACCGCCGTCTTCGACGCGCTGCCCCCGGGCCCCGGCGCGGTGATCGTCCCCGATCTGCGAGCCGTGCTCGGCTGCGTCCTCGCGGGTGCGGGCCTCGCGGTCCTGCCGCGCTACCTCTGCGCGGGGCCCCTCGCCGAGGGACGACTCCGGCTCCTGCTCAATCCGGCGGTGGCCCCGCTGCGTACGTACTTCCTCGTCGCCCGCACCGGCACCCTCGCCCTGCCCCACCTCTCCCGTACCCACGACCGCCTGCTGCGGGCGGCGGCGGACTGGGGCTGA
- a CDS encoding GNAT family N-acetyltransferase, whose translation MLPTPPPSAALALRRLTLHDLPHCLELAENRGWFPDRRLWTLLLTAGTGHGIDDPRGGLRAVCVSHRYGPEERPGLTVLSMLLVSRDHAGQGLGRRLLSEVIAREPVDALALYASDERAPLYEDLGFRTAATGNVETLEGHFTGAGAIPGVRVRRATAGDLRALLDVDREIFGLDRTPLLARLPAFADRMSLAEDAEGQVLGFAALRTEPHAALLGPLVAREPVLARALVADLVHEVRTPVRIVLENHQEELRDWLTGHGLRSVLHSRLMLRGAPGLPGNRFQRYAPLSTATG comes from the coding sequence GTGCTGCCCACTCCTCCGCCGTCCGCCGCTCTGGCTCTCCGCAGGCTGACCCTGCACGATCTCCCGCACTGCCTGGAGCTGGCGGAGAACAGAGGCTGGTTCCCGGACCGACGGCTCTGGACCCTGCTCCTGACCGCGGGCACCGGGCACGGCATCGACGACCCCCGCGGCGGGCTCCGCGCCGTCTGCGTCAGCCATCGCTACGGCCCCGAGGAGCGCCCCGGCCTGACCGTGCTCAGCATGCTGCTCGTGAGCCGCGACCACGCGGGGCAGGGGCTCGGCCGTCGCCTGCTCAGCGAGGTGATCGCGCGGGAGCCCGTCGACGCCCTCGCGCTCTACGCGAGCGACGAGCGCGCACCGCTCTACGAGGATCTCGGCTTCCGCACGGCGGCGACGGGAAACGTGGAGACGCTGGAGGGCCACTTCACCGGTGCCGGCGCGATTCCGGGGGTACGGGTCCGGCGGGCCACCGCCGGTGATCTGCGCGCCCTGCTCGACGTGGACCGCGAGATCTTCGGCCTGGACCGTACTCCGCTGCTCGCGCGGCTCCCGGCCTTCGCCGACCGGATGAGCCTCGCCGAGGACGCGGAGGGCCAGGTCCTGGGCTTCGCCGCCCTCCGCACCGAGCCGCACGCCGCTCTCCTCGGCCCGCTCGTCGCACGCGAGCCGGTCCTCGCCCGGGCCCTCGTCGCCGACCTCGTCCACGAGGTCCGGACGCCGGTGCGGATCGTGCTGGAGAACCACCAGGAGGAACTGCGCGACTGGCTCACCGGCCACGGCCTGCGCTCCGTCCTCCACAGCCGCTTGATGCTGCGCGGCGCCCCCGGCTTGCCCGGGAACCGGTTCCAGCGGTACGCGCCGCTGAGCACGGCGACGGGCTGA
- a CDS encoding NUDIX domain-containing protein, with protein MTVRPVVKRTARAVLLDGEDLVLIKRVKPGVDPYWVTPGGGVEPEDATVVEALHREVHEELGAKITDVVPCFVDTVEHIGADGGATGVKVQYFFVCRLVSMDLEQRHGPEMEQPCGSYEIVRIPFTRVGIASVHLVPLSLRHYLDGNIEGVLALLDTDLG; from the coding sequence ATGACCGTTCGCCCCGTGGTCAAGCGCACCGCTCGTGCCGTCCTGCTCGACGGCGAGGATCTTGTCCTCATCAAGCGCGTCAAGCCCGGCGTCGACCCCTACTGGGTCACCCCTGGCGGCGGCGTCGAGCCGGAGGACGCCACCGTCGTCGAAGCCCTGCACCGAGAGGTCCACGAGGAGCTGGGCGCGAAGATCACCGATGTCGTCCCGTGCTTCGTGGACACCGTGGAACACATCGGCGCGGACGGCGGCGCCACCGGGGTCAAGGTCCAGTACTTCTTCGTCTGCCGCCTCGTGTCCATGGATCTGGAGCAGCGGCACGGACCCGAGATGGAACAGCCCTGTGGAAGCTACGAAATCGTCCGTATCCCCTTCACCCGTGTCGGTATCGCCTCCGTCCACCTCGTCCCGCTCTCCCTGCGGCACTACCTCGACGGCAATATCGAGGGGGTCCTCGCCCTCCTCGACACGGATCTCGGCTGA
- a CDS encoding GNAT family N-acetyltransferase translates to MSTLHIRPATRGDISAIVAMLADDPLGAQRESPDDLTPYHQAFDRLDEDKNQHLVVAERDGEIVGTLQLSVLHGLSRQGTTRTIIEAVRVSATTRGGGLGTQLITWAIEESRRQGASLVQLTSDATRGDAHRFYKRLGFVDSHVGFKLTL, encoded by the coding sequence ATGAGCACCCTTCACATACGCCCGGCCACACGCGGCGACATCAGCGCGATCGTCGCGATGCTCGCGGACGACCCGCTCGGCGCCCAGCGCGAGTCCCCGGACGACCTCACGCCGTACCACCAGGCGTTCGACCGTCTCGACGAGGACAAGAACCAGCACCTCGTCGTGGCCGAGCGCGACGGCGAGATCGTCGGCACGCTGCAGCTCAGCGTGCTGCACGGGCTGTCCCGCCAGGGCACCACGCGCACGATCATCGAGGCGGTACGGGTGTCCGCCACCACTCGCGGGGGAGGGCTCGGCACCCAGCTCATCACCTGGGCCATCGAGGAATCCCGCCGCCAGGGCGCGAGCCTGGTACAGCTCACCTCGGACGCCACCCGCGGCGACGCCCACCGCTTCTACAAGCGGCTGGGCTTCGTCGACTCGCACGTGGGCTTCAAGCTCACGCTCTGA
- the dnaB gene encoding replicative DNA helicase — protein MSISEPLDDPWAESGPGDRLPSSRRRRDDDRGGRADGHGGSGEHARGGQGRGEQGRGERHDRGQEGGDWDGPAAFERVPPQDLDAEQSVLGGMLLSKDAIADVVEILKGSDFYRPAHEVVYQAILDLYAKGEPADPITVAAELTRRGEITKVGGAPYLHTLVQTVPTAANAEYYAEIVHERAVLRRLVEAGTRITQMGYAADGDVDEIVNNAQAEVFKVTEQRTSEDYLPLGDIMEGALDEIEAIGSRSGEMTGVPTGFADFDALTNGLHPGQMVVIAARPAMGKSTLALDFARAASIKNNLPSVIFSLEMGRNEIAMRLLSAEARVALHHMRSGTMTDEDWTRLARRMPEVSAAPLYIDDSPNLSMMEIRAKCRRLKQRNDLKLVVIDYLQLMQSGGKGRAESRQQEVSDMSRNLKLLAKELEIPVIALSQLNRGPEQRTDKKPMVSDLRESGSIEQDADMVILLHREDAYEKESPRAGEADLIVAKHRNGPTATITVGFQGHYSRFVDMAQV, from the coding sequence GTGAGCATTTCCGAGCCCTTGGACGATCCCTGGGCCGAGAGCGGGCCCGGTGACCGACTGCCCTCATCCCGCAGGCGCCGCGACGACGACCGCGGCGGCAGGGCGGACGGGCACGGCGGGAGCGGGGAGCATGCCCGCGGCGGCCAGGGACGCGGCGAGCAGGGGCGCGGCGAGCGCCACGACCGGGGCCAGGAAGGCGGCGACTGGGACGGTCCCGCCGCCTTCGAGCGCGTACCCCCGCAGGACCTCGACGCCGAGCAGTCGGTGCTCGGCGGCATGCTGCTCTCCAAGGACGCCATCGCCGACGTCGTCGAGATCCTCAAGGGCTCCGACTTCTACCGGCCCGCGCACGAAGTCGTCTACCAGGCGATTCTCGACCTGTACGCGAAGGGCGAGCCCGCCGATCCCATCACGGTGGCGGCGGAGCTGACCCGGCGCGGGGAGATCACGAAGGTCGGCGGCGCCCCGTATCTGCACACCCTCGTGCAGACGGTGCCGACGGCGGCCAACGCGGAGTACTACGCCGAGATCGTGCACGAGCGCGCCGTGCTGCGCCGCCTCGTCGAGGCGGGCACGCGCATCACGCAGATGGGATACGCGGCGGACGGCGACGTCGACGAGATCGTCAACAACGCGCAGGCCGAGGTCTTCAAGGTCACCGAGCAGCGCACGAGCGAGGACTACCTCCCGCTCGGGGACATCATGGAGGGCGCGCTCGACGAGATCGAGGCGATCGGCTCGCGCAGCGGCGAGATGACCGGTGTCCCGACGGGCTTCGCTGACTTCGACGCGCTGACCAACGGCCTGCACCCCGGACAGATGGTCGTCATCGCGGCCCGCCCCGCGATGGGCAAGTCCACGCTCGCGCTCGACTTCGCCCGCGCGGCGTCGATCAAGAACAACCTCCCGAGCGTGATCTTCTCGCTCGAAATGGGCCGCAACGAGATCGCGATGCGCCTTCTGTCGGCCGAGGCGCGGGTCGCCCTGCACCACATGCGCTCGGGCACGATGACCGACGAGGACTGGACGCGCCTCGCGCGCCGGATGCCGGAGGTCTCGGCCGCGCCGCTCTACATCGACGACTCGCCGAACCTGTCGATGATGGAGATCCGCGCGAAGTGCCGACGGCTCAAGCAGCGCAACGACCTCAAGCTCGTCGTGATCGACTACCTCCAGCTCATGCAGTCCGGTGGCAAGGGCCGCGCCGAGAGCCGCCAGCAGGAGGTCTCGGACATGTCCCGAAACCTGAAGCTGCTCGCGAAGGAGCTGGAGATCCCGGTGATCGCGCTCTCGCAGCTCAACCGTGGTCCCGAGCAGCGCACCGACAAGAAGCCGATGGTCTCCGACCTGCGTGAATCGGGATCGATCGAGCAGGACGCCGACATGGTCATCCTGCTGCACCGCGAGGACGCCTACGAGAAGGAGTCCCCCCGCGCCGGCGAGGCCGACCTCATCGTCGCCAAGCACCGCAACGGCCCGACCGCGACCATCACGGTCGGCTTCCAGGGCCACTACTCGCGGTTCGTGGACATGGCGCAGGTGTGA
- a CDS encoding M15 family metallopeptidase encodes MSELILMADPRVAAVPVRDCGEPLVDVRTSGELLVDTRKEADAAGAFAHLRAGVLERLLAAQRRLPEGVRLLHVEGYRSPALQRSYFEEYADELRAAHPEWPAERLRDAASRYVSPPEIAPHSAGAAVDVTLADMGGQELDLGTRMNASPEESDGACYTDAKNIGTQARAHRALLGEALRGAGFVNYPTEWWHWSYGDRYWALATGAEAALYAAVERTDTA; translated from the coding sequence ATGAGCGAACTGATACTGATGGCCGATCCGCGCGTGGCGGCGGTACCCGTGCGCGACTGCGGGGAACCGCTCGTCGACGTCCGCACGAGCGGGGAACTGCTCGTCGACACGCGGAAGGAGGCTGATGCGGCGGGGGCGTTCGCGCACCTGCGCGCGGGCGTGCTGGAACGACTGCTCGCGGCGCAGCGGCGTCTCCCGGAGGGCGTACGGCTGCTGCACGTCGAGGGGTACCGGTCCCCGGCGCTCCAGCGGAGCTACTTCGAGGAGTACGCGGACGAACTGCGCGCCGCGCACCCGGAGTGGCCCGCCGAGCGGCTCAGGGACGCCGCGAGCCGGTACGTCTCTCCGCCCGAGATCGCCCCGCACAGCGCCGGCGCCGCCGTGGACGTCACGCTCGCGGACATGGGGGGCCAGGAACTCGACCTCGGTACCCGTATGAACGCGAGCCCGGAGGAGAGCGACGGGGCCTGCTACACGGACGCGAAGAACATCGGCACGCAGGCGCGAGCGCACCGAGCGCTCCTGGGAGAGGCGCTGCGCGGCGCCGGGTTCGTCAACTACCCGACCGAGTGGTGGCACTGGTCCTACGGCGACCGCTACTGGGCTCTCGCGACCGGCGCGGAGGCGGCGCTGTACGCGGCGGTGGAGCGTACGGACACGGCCTGA
- a CDS encoding DMT family transporter: MIILAVVFAVLGAASNAMGTAFQRKAAANQPRGGGLRLVLALAHRPAWLLGIGGVIGAAFFQALALTNGPLALVQPVFILELPFALLIGLPLLHRTMPVTGWYAIGSVVAGLVLLLGCAAPHGGTSQATAARWIPAVALCLATMGLMVLIARRARSSLLRATVLGFAAAVGNALTAALLKSATRAFADHGPGAFFTSWQTYGFALTGMAALLLLENALQAGTLAASQPALTIGDATVSLLLGVLVFQERLHLGWLVLPELLGVALIAAGVLALTRAVPHIRDLAS, encoded by the coding sequence GTGATCATCCTGGCTGTCGTCTTCGCCGTACTCGGCGCCGCGAGCAATGCGATGGGAACCGCCTTCCAGCGCAAGGCCGCCGCCAACCAGCCCCGGGGCGGCGGCCTGCGCCTCGTCCTCGCCCTGGCCCACCGGCCCGCCTGGCTCCTCGGCATCGGCGGTGTCATCGGCGCCGCGTTCTTCCAAGCGCTCGCGCTCACGAACGGGCCGCTCGCGCTCGTCCAGCCCGTCTTCATCCTGGAGTTGCCGTTCGCGCTGCTCATCGGGCTGCCGTTGCTGCACCGCACGATGCCCGTGACCGGCTGGTACGCGATCGGGAGCGTCGTCGCGGGACTCGTGCTGCTGCTCGGTTGCGCGGCCCCGCACGGCGGCACGAGCCAGGCCACGGCCGCGCGCTGGATTCCGGCCGTCGCCCTGTGCCTCGCGACGATGGGCCTCATGGTGCTCATCGCGCGCCGCGCCCGTTCCTCGTTGCTGCGCGCCACCGTGCTCGGCTTCGCGGCGGCCGTGGGCAATGCCCTGACCGCTGCGCTCCTCAAGTCGGCGACCCGTGCCTTCGCGGACCACGGTCCGGGCGCCTTCTTCACCTCCTGGCAGACCTACGGATTCGCGCTCACCGGCATGGCGGCCCTCCTGCTGCTGGAGAACGCCCTGCAAGCGGGCACACTCGCCGCCTCGCAGCCCGCCCTCACGATCGGCGACGCCACGGTCAGCCTGCTGCTCGGCGTCCTCGTCTTCCAGGAGCGCCTCCACCTGGGCTGGCTCGTCCTGCCCGAACTGCTCGGCGTCGCGCTGATCGCCGCGGGCGTCCTCGCGCTGACCCGCGCCGTCCCCCACATCCGCGACCTCGCCTCCTGA
- a CDS encoding MATE family efflux transporter encodes MTRPPEQSRAALRRHDREIVALALPAFGSLVAEPLFVMVDSAIVGHLGTPQLAGLGVASALLTTAVSVFVFLAYATTAAVSRRVGAGHLAAALRQGIDGIWLALVLGLLVVAFAIPAAPWLVDVFGASGTAAPYATTYLRVSALGIPAMLIVLAATGVLRGLQDTRTPLYVAVGGFLANGVLNAVLVYGAGLGIAGSAWGTVIAQCGMALVYLYVVVRGARRHGASLRPDLAGIHNSARAGAPLLVRTLSLRAILMIATAVAARLGDADIAAHQIVLSLWSLLSFALDAIAIAGQAIIGRYLGADDAEGARNVCRRMVHWGIASGVVLGALVIAGRPLYIPLFSGDSVVHDAAFPALLVVALVQPVCGIVYVLDGVLMGAGDGRYLAVAMILTLAVFTPVALLVPVWGGGLTALWGAMALMMVVRMLTLWLRSRSGRWVVTGASR; translated from the coding sequence ATGACCCGCCCTCCCGAGCAGTCCCGCGCCGCCCTGCGCCGGCACGACCGCGAGATCGTCGCCCTCGCCCTCCCGGCCTTCGGCTCCCTCGTCGCGGAACCGCTCTTCGTCATGGTGGACAGCGCCATCGTCGGCCACCTCGGCACCCCGCAACTCGCCGGCCTCGGTGTCGCCTCCGCCCTGCTCACCACGGCGGTCAGCGTCTTCGTGTTCCTCGCCTACGCGACGACGGCCGCCGTCTCCCGGCGCGTCGGCGCGGGTCATCTCGCCGCCGCGCTGCGCCAGGGCATCGACGGTATCTGGCTGGCCCTGGTCCTCGGGCTCCTGGTCGTCGCCTTCGCGATCCCCGCGGCTCCGTGGCTCGTCGACGTCTTCGGCGCCTCGGGCACCGCCGCCCCGTACGCCACGACCTATCTGCGCGTCTCCGCCCTCGGCATCCCGGCCATGCTCATCGTCCTCGCGGCGACCGGTGTGCTGCGCGGCCTCCAGGACACCCGTACACCGCTCTACGTCGCCGTGGGCGGCTTCCTCGCCAACGGCGTGCTCAACGCCGTCCTCGTCTACGGAGCGGGCCTCGGCATCGCGGGCTCCGCCTGGGGCACGGTCATCGCCCAGTGCGGCATGGCGCTCGTCTACCTCTACGTGGTCGTACGGGGCGCCCGCCGCCACGGCGCCTCGCTCCGCCCCGACCTCGCGGGGATACACAACAGCGCCCGCGCGGGAGCGCCGCTCCTCGTCCGCACCCTCTCGCTCCGCGCGATCCTCATGATCGCCACGGCCGTCGCGGCACGGCTCGGGGACGCGGACATCGCCGCGCACCAGATCGTGCTCTCCCTGTGGAGCCTGCTCTCCTTCGCTCTCGACGCCATCGCCATCGCGGGGCAGGCCATCATCGGGCGCTACCTGGGCGCGGACGACGCCGAGGGCGCGAGGAACGTGTGCCGGAGGATGGTCCACTGGGGCATCGCCTCCGGCGTCGTTCTGGGTGCGCTCGTCATCGCCGGGCGCCCGCTGTACATCCCGCTCTTCTCGGGGGACTCCGTCGTCCACGACGCCGCGTTCCCGGCGCTGCTCGTCGTCGCCCTCGTCCAGCCGGTCTGCGGGATCGTCTACGTACTCGACGGGGTGCTGATGGGGGCGGGGGACGGACGCTACCTCGCCGTCGCGATGATCCTCACCCTCGCGGTCTTCACGCCGGTCGCCCTGCTCGTCCCCGTCTGGGGCGGTGGGCTCACGGCGCTGTGGGGGGCGATGGCGCTCATGATGGTCGTCCGGATGCTCACCCTCTGGCTGCGCTCCCGCTCGGGGCGCTGGGTTGTCACGGGGGCGAGCCGCTGA